The following nucleotide sequence is from Solidesulfovibrio carbinolicus.
ATGGCAGGAGCAGTGGCCACCCGTCTCGTCGGATCACCTGACCTCTACTCGGCCGGGGGGCGAGGTCCACGAGCCTCAATCAACTTCCTCACCTGCCACGATGGCTTCACCTTGCGGGACCTTGTTTCGTACAACTCTAAGCACAATGAGGCCAATGACGAAGGCAACCGCGACGGCATTGACGACAATCGGAGCTGGAATTGTGGCATAGAAGGTGAAACACCAGACCATTTCATCAATGATCTCCGTCTCCGCCAGCAAAAAAACGCTCTTCTCTTTCTGCTGGTTTCACGGGGAATTCCCATGATTCTGATGGGGGATGAACGTTGCCGCACCCAGGGAGGGAACAACAACACTTACTGCCATGATACTACCTTGAACTGGCTCGATTGGTCACTGACTAAATCCCAGCAGGAACTTTTCCGCTTCACCAAGATGGCTATAAGACTTCGCCTTGCCCACCCTGTGTTTCGCGCCTCCGAGCATCCTCGGGGCGACCGGCATGGAACCCATGGTATTCCAGAGGTTGTTTGGCATGGCTGCCTTCCTGGTAAACCGGATTGGGACTCCCGCCTCGTGGCGGTCACCTTGACGGGATGTTTCGATAATCAACCGGACATAGTCTACTTCGCCTGGAACTCCGACCACGAACCTGCCTTTCTTTCGCTTCCGGAACCGCCCGGGGGAACATGGTTTACTGAAGCCAATACTGGGTGCTTGACTCCAGATGATATTCATCCCCCGGGAGGCGGCCCTGCCATGCAAGAGACATGCTTTCTCGCCCCCCGTTCGGCGATATTATTGACCGTTGCCAACTCCAACAGACCATGCAATACCGGCGCGGTCATCCGATACAGCAACCCCGACGCCTACCGAGAGAGCAAGCCATGAGACACTTTGCCGCGTTGTCGCTTCTTATGGTCCTTGTCCTGGGCCTGGGCCTGGAGTGCCAGGCCGCCAGCACTGCTCCGGCGCAAACCGATGCGGCCATGAGGCCGGCGTCCCCTCTGGCAGGGGCTGGCCAGCTGGTGCTGGTGGTGGCCGAGGACTGGAACACGACCCAAGCCCGGCTGCGGCGGTTCGAACGTTCCGGCCCCAATGCCCCGTGGCGTCCTGTGGGCGACGCCGTGCCCGTGAGCCTGGGGCGAACCGGATTGGCCTGGGGCAGGGGGCTGCACGGCCAGCAACTCTCTGAGGCTCCGGTCAAAAAAGAGGGGGACGGACGCGCGCCTGCCGGCGTTTTCAGCCTGCCGCGCGCCTTTATCGGCCCCAGCGAATCCAGCGGCGCGTCGCCCCACTTCCCCGTGCATCAGGTCACCGCGCAAACCGTTTGCGTGGATGGAGTTGCGTCAAAGCATTACAACCAGCTGTTCGAGGAAAGCACCGTTGCCAAGGACTGGGACAGCGAGGAGCGGATGTTGCGGCCTGACGGCCTGTACCGTTACGGACTGTTTGTGGATCACAATGCCCCAAGCGTCCAGTCGGGGGCCGGTTCGTGCATTTTCCTGCACTTGTGGCGGAGTCCCGGCGCGCCCACGGCGGGCTGCACGGCCATGGCCGAACCGGACATGCTCGCCGTGTTGGGCTGGCTCGACGCCGCGAAAAAACCGATATTGGTGCAATTGCCCCGCGAGGAACTGGTCCGGCTGGCCCCTGCCTGGGGCGCGCTGGAACTTGCCGCCAAGTAATATCGCTAAGGACGCGACACCACTCTCGCCATTGATGGAGCAGAGCCTCGCCGCCCGCTCCCGTCGCGACGCCTCGGAACAAATCCGCTGGTGTTGCCGCTGGTTCGAAGCTCTGCTACCAAACGTCATGCTCCAAGCGCCCTGTCGCCGCCGGCCCTGTCCGGCCCGTCCGTGATCGCCCCGCCCAAGCGGCTGGGGTTGACGGCCCGGGAGTGGCTCGTTTGCGCCGTGGCCGCCTGGGGCTTTCTCTTTGACAGCTACGAACTGCTGATGCTGCCGCTCATCGTGCGCCCGGCGCTCATGGAACTGGGCGGCATCCGTCCCAGTACGCCGGAATTCACCTTCTGGTTCGGGATGCTCTTCTACGTCCCGGCCGTGGCTGGCGGCGCGTTCGGCCTGCTTGGCGGCTGGCTCGCCGACCGTTTCGGGCGGCAACGCGTTCTGACGGCCAGCATCATGCTGTATGCGGTCTCTTCCTTCCTGTCCGGGTTCGCCACGTCCCTGACCATGTTGCTTGTCCTGCGCTGTCTCGTGTTCATTGGCGTGTGCGTGGAATTCGTGGCGGCCATTGCCTGGCTGGCCGAATTTTTTCCCGAACCACGCCGGTGCGAGGCCGTGCTGGGAACGACCCAGGCGTTTTCCTCTGTCGGCGGTCTGCTGGTGGCCGTGGTCGGCGGCCTGGCCTCCGCCTTGGCCGGCGGACGCCCCGTCACGCTGCTGGGCTGGCTCGCCTTGCCGCCGCTGCCCGCGCCGTCCATCGCCCTGCCCGAGGTATTGTCGTTTCTCGGGCACATCGACAATCCCCAAGCCGACTGGCGCTACACGCTCATGTCCGGCCTGCTGCCGGCCCTGCCGCTGCTGCTAGTGCGGCCGTTTTTGCCGGAATCCCCGCCTTGGCTGGCCAAACGCCGGGCCGGCCAGTTGGGCCGGCCGAGCCTGGCCGCCTTGTTCTCCCCCGGACTGCGGCGCACCACCTGCCTGGTCACCGCCATGTTCACCCTGAGCTTCGCTGCCGCCTTTGGGGCCATCCAACAAGCCCCACAGATCGTGCCGGGCCTGCCCGAGACCCGGGCCGCCGTGGCCCAAGCCCTGGACAAACGCCTGCCCGAAGACAAACAGGCGGCGTTGCGTGCCCAGTGGACGCAGGAAGGACGTTCGGAAAACGAAATCCATCAGCGCCTAAACGCCGAGCGCCGCCGGATCGCCGGCCCGGTAGAACAGGGATTCGCGGCGCGGGCGACCACGTTTCAGGAATTTGGAGGGATTGCCGGCCGCTGCGCCCTGGCCGTGCTGGCGGTGTGGATTGTCAGCCGCAGGAAGCTGCTGCGATTTTTCTTGATTCCGGCGACGGTTATATTGCCGGTGACTTTCGCCTGGGCCGGGACCACAAGCCTGCCCGCCTTTGAACGCGGCCTTTTCCTGGCGGGATTCGTGATCATCGGCCAGTTCAGCTTCTGGGGAAACTACCTCCCCCGCGCCTACCCGCTGCATTTACGGGGCACAGGCGAAAGTTTTTCGGCCAACGTCGGCGGCCGGATGCTCGGATCGTGTTTCGCCGCCCTGACCCAATGGCTGGCCGCCGCCCTGCCCATCGCCGCCGCCCACCCCGCCCGGGTGGCTTACGCCGCCGCCGGGGTCGCTTTTCTGGTCACCCTGGCCAATCTGCTCGCCTCGCGCTTTCTGCCCGAACCCGCCTCGCAATCCCTGCCCGAAGACGCGCCGCCCTCGTAAGGACGCGGCTGCCGCCCACTTGGCAAGGTCCGGGACGTTTCGGAGCCCACCGGCCAAGCGCCGGACCAGCCGCCCTGTTCGGCAAGCTCCGGGAGCGCCCGGGGCCGGCGCTTGCTTAACCGTCCCGGCTCACCCGGCCAAGATGTTCCACGGCCATGGCCCGCAGCTTTTGCCGGTCGGTCTTGTCCCGAGGCGTCACCGGCCACTGCATCACGGCCAGGCAGGCCACGGGCACGGACACGGCTTCCACCCGCTGCGCGAGGTAGGCGATAAGCGCTTCGCCGCCGGGATCGGGGCCGGTCGGGCGATAGAACGCCACGGGGACTTGCCCGGCCTCGGCATCGGCCACCCCCACCACCACGGCCTCGGCCACGGCGGGATGCCCGGCCAGGATGTCGGCCACCAGGGCGGCGGCCACCTGGACGGCCTGGCGCACGATAACGTCTTCGCCACGGCCGATATACCAGTAGTCGCCCTGGGCGTCGCGGCGCAGGAGATCGCCGGTGTCGTACCAGCCGGTCCCGATGGCCCGATGCGTGGCCATGGTGTCGTTGAAATAGCCGACCATCATGTTCGCCGAGGCGACAAGCAGGCGACCGGGACTGCCTTCGGGAACGTCGCGCCCGGCGTCGTCCACAAGCCGCAGGGACACGTCGCCCACGGGCTGGCCGATGCAGCCGGGCTTGTCTGTTTCGCCGGGCCTGACCACGGCCGCAAGGCCGGTTTCGGTAAGGCCGTAGAGGTTGCAGTACGGCCGCCCGGTGATGCGTCGGGCCGCTTCGTACAGGGCCGGCCCCGGCGCGTCGCCCCCGC
It contains:
- a CDS encoding L,D-transpeptidase family protein translates to MRHFAALSLLMVLVLGLGLECQAASTAPAQTDAAMRPASPLAGAGQLVLVVAEDWNTTQARLRRFERSGPNAPWRPVGDAVPVSLGRTGLAWGRGLHGQQLSEAPVKKEGDGRAPAGVFSLPRAFIGPSESSGASPHFPVHQVTAQTVCVDGVASKHYNQLFEESTVAKDWDSEERMLRPDGLYRYGLFVDHNAPSVQSGAGSCIFLHLWRSPGAPTAGCTAMAEPDMLAVLGWLDAAKKPILVQLPREELVRLAPAWGALELAAK
- a CDS encoding MFS transporter, with the protein product MIAPPKRLGLTAREWLVCAVAAWGFLFDSYELLMLPLIVRPALMELGGIRPSTPEFTFWFGMLFYVPAVAGGAFGLLGGWLADRFGRQRVLTASIMLYAVSSFLSGFATSLTMLLVLRCLVFIGVCVEFVAAIAWLAEFFPEPRRCEAVLGTTQAFSSVGGLLVAVVGGLASALAGGRPVTLLGWLALPPLPAPSIALPEVLSFLGHIDNPQADWRYTLMSGLLPALPLLLVRPFLPESPPWLAKRRAGQLGRPSLAALFSPGLRRTTCLVTAMFTLSFAAAFGAIQQAPQIVPGLPETRAAVAQALDKRLPEDKQAALRAQWTQEGRSENEIHQRLNAERRRIAGPVEQGFAARATTFQEFGGIAGRCALAVLAVWIVSRRKLLRFFLIPATVILPVTFAWAGTTSLPAFERGLFLAGFVIIGQFSFWGNYLPRAYPLHLRGTGESFSANVGGRMLGSCFAALTQWLAAALPIAAAHPARVAYAAAGVAFLVTLANLLASRFLPEPASQSLPEDAPPS